attaaaagaTACTATGAGTATATTAAATTATGGCGCTCgagttgaattattttcaccTCGTTTTGTCTCTAGTATTTTTATGCATTGTACCTTGAGTTATTCACATTGCACAGCACTTTGAAGCGTTGTTATGTTACATGAACAATAGAAGAGTCACGCAACTTTCCATCGATGTATTCACGCGATCTCACGCGGCCTTGAAAGTCATTTATTTAGCATGTCTAGAGCTTCGATCATTACAGCAGTTGGAAGTAATGAACTTGGTGGTTGAATAAAATCAGATCAGGTAAGTTTTGTGACAGAACGTGCAGTTTTACGGCATGAAACGCCGCGCCCGACCCACGGCTCGCTTTAATCTTCAACCTTTCAATACTCCTAAAACAGTATATAAAACTATGCTAGGAGATAAAAATAAGTACATAAATAATATTTAAGGGTAAAAGAAAAATTCACGTCTAAATATTGATATCTACAATATAAAATTACTATTTACAAGATTCTATCTACACTAAAATTTAATATAGTAATAACCGAATTGTGGAGCTTATTATACTATTAGTAAAGGGAAAAATGTCAACAGTTACAGGTAACTTATTCTAGGCTACTATTTGAACATGGATAGAATGAATATTTATAGACGTTACTACTGGATTGAATATGCTGGAAAGGAAATGCATTGGGGGCTCGAGAGGCCCTTGTTAGTGAATATACTGCAGGTGGAATGGATATACCGACTAATGCTCCTTGGATTTTATAAAACATTGATAATTGGTACTAAAGTCTGCGTTGTTCAAGAGTGTCCCATGTAACATGTGAGTAACATGACTTCCTCAAGTTTTTACAGCAGCAAAGATGAGCCTGTGAAGGTGGAAGTAATAGCAATAATGCTTTGAATATAAGCAGGTATTAGCACAGAACAAGTCCACTTTTGCACATGCAACAGGTGTCATTTCTTCATCAACGGAGGAGACCATCATTTTTTCCTTCCAGTGTGGTGATATGCCACTTTTTCAGGTACATTTATTTTCCCAATAAGGACCATGTACTGTAACTGGCCCAAGGGATCAAGGTGTATGAACTCTCAGGTTACTCATTCAGTGTATAAGAATATTGAGCTGTGtagagacaaaagaaaactctTTAATTGATACCATGTGGGCATGGTTTGTATTGGGAAAAGAAAGTGTTCTAGCAGAAAGaagtatattaattttgttacaaTCTGAGTTACATTTTTgagtcaataataattattattgtttcttgaTTTGACCAGCAGCCATTTGATGGAGCAGAGAAACCTAATTCAtttcattcttaaaattaaattattgcagGCAAATGAATATTTCAAACTTTGTAAGGAGAACAGCATTCATCATCTTGACACAGCACACTGgtatttattaaaattaattacaccCCGCCTAAGAAAAATACTGAATCCACTCCCGTATATCAactcaaaacaaaggaaatcacagCCCTTGTTGCTTAAAATTGCCCAATTTAAGACTTATTTATTTCTTCCAATGTTTTGCCTTTAAGCTATACTTCAGGGACAAGTGAGGAAATTATTGGGAACAGTGAAATGCTTGATGATTCCAAGGTTCATCATTAGTAATATTCAGGAAATGACAATACTTGGGGAGCATTCTCTTAAACTTGTTGGGAGTGGGACCGATGGGAAATTTTTCTCTATGTACGAAAAAAATTCTAGGACCTAAACTGGCTTTAGTTCACATTTTCAGGGACCCCCATTTGGTAACTCAATTTTCTGTGTGTTAGAatgttcatttttgtttcattacattttgcacttttttcaaattttggtttACCACCTTTGGGGACATTTATATTTTTTGAATACCACTTTTTCAcctcttacttttttttttcagggactCCCTATTTTCTCATCAGTCAATCCCACCCACCCCCCAAACAAGTTTTTGTGAATCCTCCTTAGGTGCTACATAATTTGTCCCTTCTATTCAGTAAGGTGGGAGAGGTAGTGGCAATTTAAAGATGAAATAAGCCAGTAGCAAAAAAGTTGAATAAGAAATGGACAGTTTTTAATgatgtattaataattattattattattagtaaaattttagctcaggatcatgattttccagctttctgattcgTTCcttaagcccatgatatgagccattatcgttaagtttgaccaaataaggaaaaactgatgacgaatttctcgtgctgaaattttggaggtcggaaaaatttttttcgtggcgtcgtcggtaaagataATGTCACggtttgaggaggtttcacctgaagaaatcaagagacttgcttgaaaatttactaaaacagttattcttctcggacttgccggatatgagctgataataaccaactcggcctacggtctcgttggttatatatatcagttcatatctggcgcgtcctcgaagaataactgttaattattaaaaataaataaaaactatatcaggctcttaacatgtaataatctttATATACATCATTAAAAATCTAATACTTTTTACTGAAAATTCTTTTAATAATAAAGGCAAACCAAAGAATTTCCCATCTTGCTCACTTTTGCTAACTGTCCAAGATTATAGATAGTAGAGTATAGATAGTGGGAGTATTTTATGGTTATTTTAAGAGTTTTAGTCAGATAGATGtgttattagagagatttagcttcgcgtttacggccaacggcaaatggcaggctgctgcttgtcgtaaaaccaaataaatttcactagTTTTTGGTAAACAGGAAATTTCAGCCTAACATTTGCCGTTTGCTGTAAACAACAGTTATGCTGTAAAcaaacagttatgcaaaccctcaaATTCATTTCAGGTTTGCAGAACTGTCTTGAATTTTCCCAACCCCTGTGGTGTtaatatcaggctatgcaaacgcGGAAATTGTTTTCTATTGCTCAAATAGAAGAAAATTGATCCTTATCAGCTTGATTGGTACCAAATTAACACAATGTTAAACTTCTCTCATGCATGGAGATATCCCTTATTCCAAGTCAGTCAAGGGTAATGTACCAAGTGCTTTATTCTCCATCCAGTAAATGATTATTAAGTGACTGAAAGTAAAAATGAAAGTTTAAATTGAGAcacattttttttgcagttcAGGGATTGGCAACTTTGAAAACTTTGCAAACAATAATAGAAGTAGATACCATTTTCGCCCTCATTCCCTCTACTGCTAATTGTTGTTTACAAGTTCCTCCAGGTATCTAGTCTctcttttttctcttgttttctaaatttatgtaaaatttttttccaactttaTAGGTTTTAAGGATCATGCAGTGTTGGACCAGATGAATGAATCCCTTAAAAGACTAAAGAAAGATTGTGTCGATTTATTTTACCTCCATTTTCCAGATCGTAGCGTACCAATAGAAGAAACCCTTAAGGATGTTAATTTACTATACAAAGGTAATATATAGCTATGGGGCTTGTACACCATTGGTTAACAAGCACACAGTAACTGTTGGTACTAGTAGATAAGTCACTGTCCATTAAAATAATTCTTTGATGGGTTTCATTACATGTGAAACTTCTGGAAcataagcatgtttttttggttggttgttattgttttcttggGATGTGGGTGCTTACACCCTGCACTCCCCTCCTAGATCTGCCTCTGATTCATGTATATTTTTAAGGATTTGTTAGTAATCacaatattgttgttgttttgtctaAGAATAATGGCATAACAGTTTTTTTCTGTATTGTTTTCAGCCTTTGAGAAGAAATGAGAAGAAACTGGTttaactttctttctttttttttttttttttttttttttcagagggAAAATTCAAATCTTTTGGTCTTTCCAATTATTCTGCGTGGGAAGTTGTAAGTAATTCCATTTAAGTTCTTTGTTTACGTAGAAATTAACAATTGAGCAACAGATTAAGTTGAGaatttttgatttatttttagatataaTTTTGTCTACTTTATTAAGGACTGCTTGTCATGGTTGAATTGTTGTTGAGTGATAAATAGTATGATTCATTGACTGACCTGTCAACTAACAGTTGCTGGTTCAATATATTAATGATTGCTTGACTACTATTGACTCATAATGTATGATATTATTGATTTATTGTTGATTGATATTCTTTGATTTAAGGATACACTGATGCCATTGTCACTGCTtgtatgaataataattattattattactgctatTGTCAGTTGATATAGAACTCATAGTGATTATTCAATGGTGATGATATTTTATTGAGGTATTGATTGAATTATTGAATCAATCCTTAATTTGATAATTTATGGGACCAATAAATgcctgggcccagttcctcaaagcctgattaagctaatcctagattactggaaaattttaatcgctatttatttaccgttaaagatttttgacaagattaaggtttaaggaaaagtaagttataatttataacctttttgggccacaattttgttgaaacccttCTTTAGgggtaaagaaatagcaattaaaattttccactaatccagggttagcttaatctgGCTTTTAGGAAATGGGCCCTGGTGTTTATAGTTGaccaattttaaatttaatttaatgaaaTGATGTGGACTGTTTGAttttaataacaatgaaatatttctaacctttatatttattttattgaaagTATTAAAAAAAGTATGGTTAAATTAAATCTTTATCTGAAAGTCAAGTATATTAATTTTGATTGTGCCccttttaaaattcttttgttcttttgcaGGCAGAAATTTATTACCTATGTAAGATTAATAACTATCCATTGCCATTAGTGTACCAGGGCAGGTACAATTCACTCTCAAGGTAAGTGCCAAGTGTTGTTGTTAagtttacattattattattttattgttatattGCGAGGTAGATgaatgttttatttgttttgtccAGCCTGTctttcaaataaatttttttttagtttggcTTCCTCTTCTTTAACTTTCATAGTTATTAAGGAAGGCAATAccctttcttttatttgttttttcattgtAATTTGTAGTTCCAGTAAGGGAAACAAGGGTTGCAAGTAATAAGTTTGTTTGACttaagcctcatttacactagcaagttttccttgacaaatatccttgttcaaaaactagcatgctagtttttgagCAAGGAcatttgtcaaggaaaaaccTGTTAAGGGTtatatttgctagtgtaaattacttgtcaagtgcacttgtcaaggaaaacttgtcatattttccatttacactaccaaggaaaacttgtcaaggaaaaacatGTCAAGGAGAACTTGCTAGTGTGTACagtcaacaagttttccttgtcaaggGGACTAGTCAAGGAAAACTTactagtgtaaatgaggcttcAGAGTTTGTGTTTTTGGCTTATTTCTCACGTGAGGGTTAGGTTACTGATTATGTCTTGTTGTGGAGGTGTAGTTTGGAGGACACTTTtgacctttattgtctgtattcCTCAACACAAGCAatattgaagttgagtcaaaTTGTAAGCAGAGACTTCGTGATGCTTATTGAAAGTTGGCATGCATCTATTTACGGGCAATAATATtccgagggttgtccaatataaTGAGATTCCTGACACATTGTATAGGAATCACGAAGAGAGAAGAGAAGAGTTCTCAAAAAAATGTCAGAGTACAAAATATGTCACTCACTATGTCAGAGTATTTGACATGTATACGCAATCCAGGACATATTTTATTGATGTATTAAGAAGGTCTCATGATCTGAAATAAGAAGTGTATCTAAAGTTGCCAACATTTTGAGAAACTGTATTTTTCTTTGACAGAGGTGTAGAAGGAGAACTTATCTCTTGCCTGAGAAGACTTGGAATATCCTTCTATGCATACAGCCCAGTAAGTTACTTTCCACCCGTCTAGGTGTACGTAATTGTTTCAAGTTTCATTGATTGTCGGCACCAACATTTTGATTGTGATTTTAGATCAAAGGGGCTAGACTGAGTTTGATTGTGTCATGAAGAAGACTTAAGTGCTAAAATTGTCACAAGTGGTCAAATTCGTTCCAACAATTACCTTCCTTATTCCTGCGACCTCATTGCCTTTTGTTAGTGCAAAATTGCTTCTAAAAAGTGCCAGAATCTTGATCCCAGTAAGCTCTGGAATTCCGAATCCACTGACGGGGAATTCGGTGTCTCCGGTGTGGAATCAAGCATCTAAGACTGTCACTGATTACATTAACGAGGCCATCTCAAACATATATGTCCTCCTAGCTGGCAGGAGGACTTTTAACAGGGAAACACCATTTTGAAGATAGAGACAAGGCAACAATACAGCCAGGACGTTATTCAGGAGACAGCAATGGAGCTAAATTGTTAGTAGCTATGAGTAGCATTTAACTCTTATTGCATGCTTCACCCTCTCTCAGACCGTGACGACCCTTGTCTCTGTCCTCGTTGCAACGGCATTTCAGTGTAGCAGAAGCTTTATCCACTAAGCTGTTTCAATCGAGAACGATGATCTTGTCTCCAAGTTCATGGTTTTGTAACATTTATTGTTCAGTTCAGATCTCCAATTCAAGTCCAAGAgcaattaaaaatgaaaattagtttGTTTCCAAATaatgtgcttttgtttttcgtttaaGTTACTTTTGATCAGTAGTGAACAATTTGATCGACCACCTGAAGACCTAGAGTTCTTTATCCCCAGTCACTCACTGTTGGACTGTTTTATACTCGAAAACCCGTAAATATCTTGTTAGAGGAAATAACTTTGCGCACTTGAATTATGTGGGGAAGGTTGAACAACATTTGAGCTGTCATGTCTATATTTATTAGTTGGATTAATCTTTAACCCGGCCCAATGTTAAAACAATGAGGGGTTTGAATTTGAATGTCATCGACAAGAATaggtgaaaggaaaaaaaacgttttACCATATCCTAAAAGCACCCCTGAAAAGAGTTTACTTACAGTTTATTTAGCAAAAACATTCTGTACGTAGAAGTGGTTTCTATCACCtaaagttttatttttcagttacAGGAGACATTTTTGGAAGAAACCATTGTTTGACGCCCTCGAAACTGTTAAGGTCGCGTTGGATCACGTTTATGGACCTGGTAAAGTGTCGTTACCGGAGGCCTCTATCCGGTGGATGTATCATCATTCTATCTTGGATGGAGCACACGGAGGTTTGCGAGTCAatgatttatttgtttcatttcgttttgatATATCAACCAGTTGTAAATGGTCAGTATAACGTTACAGAGTTGACGTTTCAAACagtagctcttcgtcagagccaAGCTACCCCTTACAGGACTAACGAGTTGAATTCATTGACCCTTTGTCCACAGCAACAGTCAATTTCTTTGATTTCATGGCTCATGTATTTGTCTGCGTCTTTCGACTTGCTCTAGTAATTTCCTTGATTGCGACCAATGGTCCTGTGTGGGTACTGTATGGTATTAATTGCTTAGTACATGCGGTTCCGTGTCTTTTGCTTTAGATGCCGTTATTATCGGAGCCTCGTCAATCAAGCACCTGGAGGAGAATATTAAGAGTACAAAACACGGTCCTTTACATGAAGGTGAGTTAAACTACAGCAATCACTTTCAACTCAGAGGTTGTACACATTTGTCAGTTGTTTTATGGTCGGTTTTTCGGCGAAAAGTGGTTTCGTCTTTCCCTTTAAAAAGGGAGAGCGCTTCAAAAATCCACTGCAACGGAGTTAGTTCCAAATTTCTCCCCAGCATCTTATACTTTATTCAGTCCACTGTTTATTCCACTCAACACCTTGTTCGTTGCTTGAGCCATTTCTTAGTTGTGAATAACCTGAAACAATGAGATTTTTAAACGTTATTATTTATTAGTAATGTTTATAACTTTCCAGTAAGTATACTTTGTGTAGGAACCACagatcttaaaaaaaaacaaaagacggGATCGAGGCACCTATTGTTTGCACGCGCCAAAAGTCGAGTTATTTtgatcgccgccatcttggtgagaccacCTTACACGCTAGAGCTTTGGATCTGCTGATTATGAATCTAAAACATACAAACCGTTAGTAGAAAATTCTTTCTGCTATCCGAGCCATTGATGTTTTATCGATACTTTTAAAACCTGAGGTCTCACAGCAACTTGGTCTcactaaaataaaaatttcttggcttcaaaaatgaaacaagtgAAGCTCGACCCAATCTCTTTGTcattttttagatcagtggtaTAGTGACGTGTTCATTGTATTAGTCGGTGGTTTACCGATCATGTGACTCTTCTGGTTTTTCTCAAATTTTTGTGTTACCCTAACGGAAAGCTTTCAAATGGggtgattacatggtgaatttcagcccgatGGAGCGGGCTGAAATACTGTTGCGATTAATAGAATGACGAATTTCATGTCTGGCTGAAAGAGGCGGGGGTGAATTGGTTCGCGAATCGACCGATTtagctaaaaataattatttgaattttGCACTTTGGGGACACTTTTCGCGGATTGACGGATTTTGAACGCACAGCGGATCACggatttcttcaatatttcagCGTGGATTGTGAATTTTGTTTGTTATGAAGGGCGGATCGCTGAACTTATGAGAGATCAAGTGAGTGACGGACGTATTCCTcgtgtagttttggcggtcgcctcgcatgacgGCCTTAGAGTTCGATTTTTGGTCTAACAACCTTGTTCCCGGGACCTTTCCATTGGCCCCTGGCCTCACCGAAAAAGGCCTCACCCCAGGTACCAAGGAAGAGGTCCTGGGAACCTGGTTGCGTATCCGGAAGAGAGATACCTCTTACAAAAGGTAAAAACCTCTTGTTAGTCTTTTTCATTTATGTGAGACCCGATTGTCTAGAGGGTCCACATTTATGTGAGAGCCGATTGTCTAGAGTGTCCACAAACGATTATGCGATTTGAGCGTCAAGTGCGGATAAACGGTAGGCTAATTTCCTGACAGGTATTTCTTTAGCGTCAGTTAAGTTATGTTCTTAGGTGCTCACTTCTCTAAAAGTACTGCGGATTCGGAGTTTTGTAAAAAGATCTGCGGATTGGTGGATTTTGCGAAAAATTAGTACGGATCGACGGGTTTGCTGACCCCTATTCACACCCCTCCTGAAGAATAAGCCATCTCGTCCCCTAAAAAAAACTCTGCGCATACGCACGGCAGGGGCTGAAATTCCATTTCGATTACATGAAATCTTGGCGCATTTTCAGCCCGTTTGCGCGGGTGAAGATCCTAGCCTGGTCTCAGGAGGAttttcagcctgggctgaaacCTTCTCCATGTAATAGCCACTTTCATTTTCACCTCTATTTCAAGAGGATTTCTTACAGAACCGGGGCTGAAATGTCAGTCCGGCTAACCGGGCTAAAATTCGCCATATAATCACCCCTTAATAAACACGGAGAGACAATCATGAAAAATCGAGTCAGTTGTATTTTGGGAGACTAAGATTTTAATTGCTGTAAGGAAAAATTAAGAGATCTCAATTCTAGAGTAAAACGTATTGGCTTATTTGAGAAAAACTGTTCTAGATGAGGCTGCGGACATTGTCCAAAGAGTATGACTGCAAAGTGTGTTTTCGTTCCTGCTTTCAGATGTTGTCAAAGCATTTGAGGAGGCTTGGAATCAATGCAAAGCTGACTGCCCTTCGTATTATCAATTCAACTGAATTGCCAATCGCGGGCCCTGATGCCAAGAATAACTGCAACGAAGATTTTAATCGAAATGTTAGATAGAAAGGTAGGGAAACTCGACCAGATAGTTTAGAAGGTAGGTTATCCGAATAATTGTGAAAGCAAATCAAAGAGGAGTTTGTATATGATTGTTTTCCGGGACAGAACAATTTAATGGCACATGACACCATCATCAAAATATTTTTGGCCTCCTCTTCTTCTTGGTACATTCCCCAAATTTACTCGGGTCAAGTACACTGCAATGTTTGTCATACACACAGCTGTCGATTTAACTTTTATAGTTTTTTCGCATGTATTCCCTTTAAAAAAaccatagagcagttttcaaatgactgtcgaaagtaataatGCAATTGCAATTGCTACGTTTAGTTCATTGGCCGTTAACAATCTCGtgtcagtttttcaaccactgagaagcaaaagcaaaaccaatcgcagcTTGCACGCGCGATATTTCTTAGAATTCTGATTTGTTCATCGTtatgtttgctcctgttgtgattggttggaatACTGAATTTCTTTGgcattggtttttcgacagccaTTTAAAAAGAAACTACTCTATATCAATAGACTCATTTCAACCTTCTTTTTTTCTGGCACTCTATCAGGATCTCCTGGGCTTTCATCCCATACTTGACCATCATTTTGACTaataattatgtgaaaaattCTTCCTGCCTAACAAGGATATATAGAAGTCGGTTGCGAAAAGCAGGCGATAAAGATAGCGTGACAAACCGATAGCTTTGAATGCACTATGCAGAATTGGGTTGTCATGCACGCTTTGTCGCGCTAGAATATCTGCTTGAAGCAACTATTGAGAGCACTAGCAGTCCATGATAAGCGAGCTAGGCTATGATAGGTTAAGAGATGTAAACACTGCATATCCACCTTGTCAAAAGGTGAGCAACCACATTCTTTTACGAGGATTTCGAATGCTATTTGTGGGTtatgtttgttggttctctccaCTGTTGTGAGAGGTTTTTCTTCCGGGTAATCCGGTTTTCCCCCCTCACCAAAAATCAGTAGCCGACGGATTTGACTTTCTGTGATTTCTTTGATTGGTAGTCAATTATTTGAGCTCTTGTTCATCGCTAAATCACTTGAAACAGTAATAAAGTAATTGTTTGATCGCGTTTCTGTTGTTCACATATCCTAGAACAATTAAGAGAATTATATACGAGTCGCAGCTCCCGGAAGTAACAACATTAGTTTTCTGCTTGGTAGTGTGAAAGGTCTACTACCTCAGGATACCCAGTAATTCACAATAATCTTTGAAGATcctgttgttgcttttgttggCTTTTCGTTGGACAAAATAGAAGCGCAAGTTTTGGGGACAGTAAAACCAAATAAATGGGACATCAGAAGTACTCAAACCAACTCCACGCTGAAGGGACAATGGGTTCAGGACTTTTTTCTGAAGAAATGCTTGTCCGGGGAAGATTCTTAAACATCTCGTATCCTCGGAGCGTCTGAAAGGTTTTCAACGGGAATACAAACAGGTTTTTTTAGCTCTTACTCCGGTACTTCTCTAactgatgatgaagatgatgacatAATGATGCTGATAATTTCTTCCTTTAAGGTGGGAGAAAGATTTTCGCTTTAGGTCAATATTTACGATTTCATCTTCGAATTCGGTGGTTTCTTCCTCTCATTTTTTTCCTCATTGTATTAAATTGTCGGTGGGTCTCGGttcttgttgttcttgttgattttattccacTATCCAATTAATGCATCGCTGACTTTGGATTGTAGTGTAAAGTGTGGTGTCAAACTACTAATCTCGGACAAGTG
The Acropora muricata isolate sample 2 chromosome 3, ASM3666990v1, whole genome shotgun sequence genome window above contains:
- the LOC136910447 gene encoding aflatoxin B1 aldehyde reductase member 2-like isoform X2, which encodes MQQVSFLHQRRRPSFFPSSVVICHFFRQMNISNFVRRTAFIILTQHTGFKDHAVLDQMNESLKRLKKDCVDLFYLHFPDRSVPIEETLKDVNLLYKEGKFKSFGLSNYSAWEVAEIYYLCKINNYPLPLVYQGRYNSLSRGVEGELISCLRRLGISFYAYSPLAGGLLTGKHHFEDRDKATIQPGRYSGDSNGAKLRHFWKKPLFDALETVKVALDHVYGPGKVSLPEASIRWMYHHSILDGAHGDAVIIGASSIKHLEENIKSTKHGPLHEDVVKAFEEAWNQCKADCPSYYQFN
- the LOC136910447 gene encoding aflatoxin B1 aldehyde reductase member 2-like isoform X1, encoding MQQVSFLHQRRRPSFFPSSVVICHFFRQMNISNFVRRTAFIILTQHTGFKDHAVLDQMNESLKRLKKDCVDLFYLHFPDRSVPIEETLKDVNLLYKEGKFKSFGLSNYSAWEVAEIYYLCKINNYPLPLVYQGRYNSLSRGVEGELISCLRRLGISFYAYSPLAGGLLTGKHHFEDRDKATIQPGRYSGDSNGAKFYRRHFWKKPLFDALETVKVALDHVYGPGKVSLPEASIRWMYHHSILDGAHGDAVIIGASSIKHLEENIKSTKHGPLHEDVVKAFEEAWNQCKADCPSYYQFN
- the LOC136910447 gene encoding aflatoxin B1 aldehyde reductase member 2-like isoform X3 codes for the protein MNISNFVRRTAFIILTQHTGFKDHAVLDQMNESLKRLKKDCVDLFYLHFPDRSVPIEETLKDVNLLYKEGKFKSFGLSNYSAWEVAEIYYLCKINNYPLPLVYQGRYNSLSRGVEGELISCLRRLGISFYAYSPLAGGLLTGKHHFEDRDKATIQPGRYSGDSNGAKFYRRHFWKKPLFDALETVKVALDHVYGPGKVSLPEASIRWMYHHSILDGAHGDAVIIGASSIKHLEENIKSTKHGPLHEDVVKAFEEAWNQCKADCPSYYQFN
- the LOC136910447 gene encoding aflatoxin B1 aldehyde reductase member 2-like isoform X4, translated to MNESLKRLKKDCVDLFYLHFPDRSVPIEETLKDVNLLYKEGKFKSFGLSNYSAWEVAEIYYLCKINNYPLPLVYQGRYNSLSRGVEGELISCLRRLGISFYAYSPLAGGLLTGKHHFEDRDKATIQPGRYSGDSNGAKFYRRHFWKKPLFDALETVKVALDHVYGPGKVSLPEASIRWMYHHSILDGAHGDAVIIGASSIKHLEENIKSTKHGPLHEDVVKAFEEAWNQCKADCPSYYQFN